In Neomonachus schauinslandi chromosome 8, ASM220157v2, whole genome shotgun sequence, the genomic stretch CAGTAGATGCTTAATGGGCTAATTTTTTACAGCACTCAggtaacatttatattttaactgaTCTTGTAGGGGACATTCTTTAACCTGAAGGAATGACTTTAAAGACAGATCCTTTGTAAGATAACAAGGTTGATATTTTGAGGTAGTCTACATTTTAGTGGCTATACATCAAAATAGGTAAGTTTTGGATGGCTTTGTGCAAAGAGTATAAGAATAGTTTGGCCCAGgtaaagatatatatacacacaagtaTTCAGTATGAattctctctctgtatgtctCCCCCCCACACtctatacatgtgtatatgtaataTGATTTCTAGAACCTCAGAAATACGAACTTTTATCACTTTCATTACTAAACCAACCAGTATGGAGCCAATAACTCAGTTGCCTCTTTGACCTTGCTAGAGTGATCTGATCAGCTAGGTAAATCATGtcttctctaattttatttttaaaataaatgattgagtCCCCGGGGCCcatgttcatttctcttttgcatGTAATATAAAAACACCAGTAATgctggaggaaagaaaatagcTTTCCCGTATCATTGCATTGTGATTGCCAAACAGGAGACAGTTGATGTCATTTCATAGTCAGTGACATGACCTGGATCCTAGCTGGTGGTCAACTGAGACAGCTGTATCTAAGTtagagctacttaaaaaaaaaaagaaagaaagaaagaaaaagacaaataacaatgTAGTTTTATAGATAGGCTAGTTGGAACGATTGATAGAGTAagggaaaataacatttaaatacagTAACATTTAGCAGAAAATTTggatcatacatttttttttcattttatgacttCTGGTTgatcttcccctttctccccaatATTTTGTACTCATAAGGTATCTGGTGTTTCAGAGTTTTGTACTACCTAACTAATGATTctcaaaaacagacacttagtattttccttaaaaaattagtCTTTTCTAGATATGAAACATAGGGAATTTGTCAAacagattagataaaaagagaaatgattatCTGAAAAAAAGACATTCACTAGGAAAGATACTTGCTATTCACGAGACCTTGCCCAAGTTGTTGGGGATTTGGATTTTTGAAAATCTAACCAGAGATTCTTCCAGAATTAGTTGATTGTGCTTAATTGCATGTGGTTTTCACTTCAAAATCCATAAATAGTGAACTCTAGAGGTGAGCCACTTTATAATGCTAAGTTAAGTATGATATTTACTGTTTCAAGCAGTTTATGGCTTATAATTTGTTGCCTTCCATTTAAATGAACcagacaaaatttttaattttttctttactcttattATCTTAAATGTACAAAGAAACATATTTGAACAACCCACCACAAGGTTTCATCTTCTAGGATCAGGATCATTTTGTtgttatatcattatatttggCTACTGAATAGTTTGGATACTCCTGGAACAATAGCTCTTCCCCAAGCAGAAAAAACTTCATTTAAAGGAATTCCcctcttggagcacctgggtggttcagtcggtgaagcatctgcctttggctcaggtcattatcacggggttcctggatcaagccctgcggcgggctccctgctcagtgaggagtctgcttctccctctccccctggctcatgctgtcccgctctctctctctctctctctatcaaataaataaataaaatctttaaaaaaataaaggaatcccGTTCtgaataattattgatagtttGTACTAAGAACATTAAGAGCATAAGACCAGACACAACTTTTTAAGAATTCACATATTAAACCTTAAATTAACTGACCTGTAGATATCTGTcatcatgtttttttttgttttgttttgtttttaagattttatttatttatttgaaagagacacagcaagagcaggaacacaagcagggggagtgcaggagggagaagcaggcttcctgctgagcagggagcccgatgcgggactcaatcccaggaccctgggatcatgacctgagccgaaggcagatgcttaaccaactgagccacccaggcgcccctgtcatcaCGCTTTTTACatgtaaaaacatgttttttaaaattggacATCCTTGTAGTATTGTgtaataagtaaaaaatatataataattatttctttacattatATTGTAAAATCAGATACAACCCATCAAGATTTTTCACAGCACCTTAGAGGTCTATATTTGTTTGCAGATCTCTTTTTATAGTCTGTTTCTGTTATTTAATTCTAGTCAAGGTAGCATTCATTTGTGTCCTGTAATATGTAACACTTTTTGTACTATGAAAATATTGAGGATCTGTTTTGGGAATAGAACTACAGTGGTCCCTATGATCAATGATATACTGTATCTTGAATATTTGGAGCCAAACTGGTGCAAACTGATACAGCCAAACAAGTCAATTTCCCACCTCCTGAAATCCCAAGTGGCAAAAACATcatcttttgttttccaaagtggactTCTCTCCTGCTCCTGCCCATTGGCCCACTTCCTCTCTTTCTAAGGGAGAAccttatgtgtatgtgtgtgtgtctgtgtctgtctgtctgtcttcagTGAGTGTGCCTGGCAGAAGGTAGGGGGGAGGAAATAGATGCTCTCTGCTAAAAGATACAAGTATGAAAATATTCTCCATCATCACAAGTGAAAGAACAAGCACTTTATGCTTTATTCCTCATAGGATGACATCTCCTTTGTGGTTCATACAAGAAAATCACTGCCATATTTGTAATATCCTTTGCTATTCAGATGAGCAAAAGGCTATAAAGCCTTATATCCAGTCAGGGACATGTGGTTAATTCATGTGGGATAGGGAGGGAGTTCCCAGGAATCCTGTCACTACCAGTGTCCTTGCCTAGGTGAACAGCGATGCCCGCAGCACTCAGCTTGCATTGCTCAGCAAAGCCCatacttgagatttttttaagtttttgaaacaATGTAGAGAGAAACTGGTTATgctgttatttttcaagatttaatGTATCCTAATGGTTACAATGCATGAATtgattctctatctctctctctttacacTTCGGCTAAGTTGTtggtttcatgattttttttttttaagcttctgttcctttctaggtAGCTTGAAATCTAACTGTTATCTACACTTAAGGGTTTTTTCCTCATCCATTTCCCTCTCTGTTTGGCcctctttatgcttttttttttttttctcctttaaatataCCTACTCTCAGTTTGGTTGTAAAGCTCCAAGAAATGAATAACCCTAATTTGAGGAAATGCTCACTGGATCAGTTCCTGCTGCTTTTCCCCCATCAGAACACAACAGATTGCTATTGGATTTTGAATGTCACTGACAGACAGATGACAATGGTGTAAGATGAATAATGAAATGTTTGAAACACAGATGGGCCTGTAAATCattttttcttaggatttcctTCTGACATAAAAAACGAATGTAATTAACACCGTTCTATACCAGTACCCCTTGTAAATGGTCTCTCTGTAGCCTACTGTTGAACCACTCCATTCATCTGTCTTTGGGAAAGACGGTCACAGCTTGATAGATGCTCTGCGCAGTCACCTGGTGGGTGATAGGCCACCTTGAAATCTATACCAAAAGGAGgttatttgaaaagtaaatctTCCACTGAGCACTCAGCCTTGATCTCAAAGAGAGTAACAGAATTCCATATGTAGCCTTAATCTATAGGAGGATTTGAAGTACAAATCAAGAAAAGTACATGAAATTCATAATGAAGGTTTTTACTTTAGGAGCTGTCAGTAAGTATTTAAACTCTCACTCAGGTGCCTACAGGAGAAAAGAAACTAgatcaaatagaaaatatatatatttttaagtacagCAGGGGTAAGAAGGGGATGAGGGTACAGGTGATGAACTAAGATATTTTTAGATAACAAGCCTCTTTCTGCTTTATCTCCAGCATCGGGCACTGGCCAAGATGATGTCGGTGGTCACTCAGGATACTCCCCAGACCACTGCTCCACACTGGGAAGGCTTGATAGCTATCGGTCTGCGGGGCTGCGCTCAGAAACCAGGGACTCCAGCTGTCAGACTGAGGAAGTGAAAGTTGTACCGCCTTCCATGAGAAGAATCCGGGCACAGAAGGGTCAAGGCATTGCTGCCCAGATGAGCCACTTCTCAGGCTCCTCTGGGAACATGTCTGTGCTGAGTGATTCTGCGGGCATTGTGTTTCCTTCTCGCCTCAGCAGCGATGCCGGTTTCCACAGTCTCCCACGTTCTGGGGCGAGGGCGAGTGTTCAGTCCCTCGAGCCACGCCTGGGTGCCCTGGGCCCCGCAGAAGACCTGGATGGCACTTACCCCTACCAGAGCGGTCACAACCCACAAGGAGATGAAAATTTAGGAGGTGCCTCAAGGACTGGAATGCTTTTGAGGCCCAAGTCCCAGGAGTTGAGGCATTTTGAGAATGTCATCAGCCCGGCGTGTGTGGTCTCTCCTCACGCCACCTACTCCACCAGCATCATCCCAAATGCCACACTCTCTTCCTCTTCGgagattattattattcacaCTGCTCAGAGTTCAGGACCACTGGACAGTAAAATTACCAGCTCCTCTTCATACACAAAGATCAAATCCAGGGACCACCTCCTCTCCAGGCATGCTAGTAAAGAGGATCATCAGTCTCCCAGTGGGAACTGGATGGAGGGTCACCCCAGCATTCTTTCACAGGCCTTAGATAATTCCCATTCCCCCGCTGCAACCACGCTGTTGTCCCTCTGTGACTCAGCGGTCTCTCTAAATACTCGAGCAAATCGGGAGAATGGATCCCAAGCCATGAGCTATAACTGTAAAAACAACCTGAGCTCTCCAGCCCACACCCAGGATGTTGATGGCAAGAGTGAGTCCAGTTATTCTGGAGGCACGGGGCCTGGCAGCTCAGAGCCCTGGGAATACAGTGCCCCCGGTAACGGGCAGGCATCCCCACTGAAGGCACATGTGGCAGCTCCTGGCTACTCCACTCCCGGAAGTAATGTGAGCAGCTGTAGTTTGGACCAAACTTCCACCAAAGATGATGCCAGGTCCCTGTATTCAGAGGAGCACGATGGCTACTACTCGTCTATGCACCCCGACCCGGAACACGGATCTGGAAACCAGTACAGTAGCGATGACTTTGGGAACCCCAGGCACAGTGTGGTCAATGTTTTTGATGGGAGAGCTCAGAAAAACCAAGGGGACCGGTCGCACCACCATGACAAGTCCCTTTCGCGAAACATCTCTttgaagaaagcaaagaagccGCCTCTGCCACCCTCTCGGACGGACTCCCTGCGCAGGATTCCCAAGAAGGGCGTCCAGTCGAACGGGCAGGCGCTGAACGAGAGTCTGATCGCCTCGCTCCAGCACTCGCTGCAGCTGAACCTCCCGGGCAAGGGCGGCAGCTCGCCCTCCCAGAGCCCCTGCAGTGACTTCGAAGAGCCCTGGCTGCCTCGCTCCCGCAGCCAGAGCACGGTGAGCGCGGGCAGCAGCATGACCTCGGCCACCACCCCTAACGTCTACGCCCTGTGCGGAGCCACACCGGCGCAGAGCGACACGAGCAGCGTCAAGTCCGAGTACACGGACCCTTGGGGTTACTACATTGACTACACCGGCATGCAGGAAGACCCCAGGACTGCCGGCGGGGGCTGCTCGGCAGGCAGCGGCGCGCCGGCGGGGAACGGGCCAGTCCACCACGTCCAGGAGGGAGCCAGGACCGTGATGCCCCAGGTGCCTGGTGGCTCCGTCAAACCAAAGATCACATCGCCGGAGAAGCCCCACAGAGTCACTTCTCCCTCCAGTGGGTATTCCAGCCAGTCGAATACACCCACAGCACTCACCCCTGtgcctgtgtttttaaaatcagcGTCACCAGCGAACGGGAAGGGGAAGACCAAGCCCAAGGTGCCAGAAAGGAAGTCCTCTCTGCTGTCTTCAGTATCCATCTCCTCCTCGTCCACGTCTCTGTCTTCCAATACTTCCACGGAAGGAAGCGGGACCGTGAAGAAGCTGGATTTGGTGCTGGCCTCTCCCCTTGctgctgcccctctcccctctcttccctcaccATGTCCTGCCGACAggtctcctttccttcctcctcccccacctttaGTAGAGTCCCCTGATGGCTCTCTGCCTCGgtctcccctcttcccccctccaCCGCCAGAGGTTCtcacccccttctctccccccaccagcgcatgctttcctcctccccccatgGCACCTAGCCCCCTTACTCTGGGTGCACCTGCTTCCCTGCCGCCCGCCCCCGCTTTCGGACCCTCCTCAGCTCCCCCGCCTGCCCCACCCCTTGAccccaaatggatgaaagatgccaggccttcttttaaaaaatctggccAGCCAGATTGCTCCTGGGAGGCCTTTCGGCAGCCTTCTAGCAAGGAGGAGGGCAGCAGACCCCCCATGCCCCTGATAACCACGGAAGCGTTGCAGATGGTACAGTTGAGGCCCGTGAAAAAGAACTCAGGAACCGAGCAAGCACTGTTACATGAACAAGTATCTCAGGAAAAACTAACTCCGGTTGTTCCCCAGTATCATTTAAAGCCATCTGCTTTCTTGAAATCCCGAAATAGcataaatgaaatggagagtGAAAGCCAGCCTGCCTCTGTGACAAGCTCGCCGCCGAATCCTGCCAAGAGCTTGAGTCAGGGTCACCAGGACGGTGCAGCCGAGCGCGGCCTCCCGAGCCGCAGCCTGGGCAGCGCCGGGGAGGCAGAGACTGGGCCCGGCCCCAGGGCCGCCCCGCGCCAGGAGCCCCCCGGCCCTTCACCCAGCAGGAAGCCACCCCCCATTTCCAAGAAGCCCAAACTGTTCCTCGTGGTGCCACCTCCACAGAGAGACTTCACAACGGAGAACGTGCGCGGAGCATCACCTAGCCCCACGAGGGGAGAGGCAACAGAGAGTTGTAGAGCCGGGGCTGGTGCTGAGGAGACGGGCTCTGGCAGCTCGGTTCTTGAGGGAGGAGCCGCAGGATCTGCATCCCCGGGTAGAGTGAAAGCCAATGTCCCCATGGTGCAGCCCGATGCAGCACCAGCCCCCTCTCAGGAGGAGCCAGGTGCCGAGAACAGTGCGGATGGTGGGGGCAACGTGGAGAGCTGCCTGTCGCTACAGGACGGAGGGCGTGAGTATGCTTTTCTCTCGTTCCCCTCCGACCATATGCAGCAAGGCACAAGAGAGGGCTAGTGTGTGCTCCCGGGAAAGCCAGCAGCATGTGGGCTGCCCGTGTGCCTCACACTTGGGTTACCGACTTggcattttatgaaattaaaaaaaaaaacccctaaatctCAGGGTATTGCTTACTGAACGTCAGAAAATAGAGGGGTAGGGTGGTCTGCAGCAGACAGGGTATTAAATAGCAGTGAGCAGTAATCTCCCTTCTGGATAGCTGCAGAGAAATGTTACAACAAAATTTAAGAGAGATTCAGTAGGAGTTCTAGACTTCAACAGAAAAGAATGAGCTTTGGCTCTTGTGATCAAAATAAAAGATCAGACGACAGAGCCCGCTGCCTGCCTTGCCCTGTGGCTCCTCCGTTGGTGGGAATGGCAAGCACAGCAGAGTGGGAAGGCTGGCTGAAGACTGAAATTCAAGTCACTTGTGCGAGCTGCGTGTGTCTGCTTGCTTCTCTGTAGCTGGGGTTCCAGAGCCTGAC encodes the following:
- the NHSL1 gene encoding NHS-like protein 1 — its product is MVVFINAKIKSLIKLFKKKTVSSLEEESRWTVHYTAPWHQQENVFLPTTRPPCVEDLHRQAKLNLKSVLRECDKLRRDGYRSSQYYSQGPTFAANASPLCDDYQDEDEETDQKCSISSSEEERFISIRRPKTPTSSDFSDLNTQTNWAKSLPLPTPEEKMRQQAQTVQADVVPINITGENFDRQASLRRSLIYTDTLVRRPKKVKRRKTITGIPDNIQKELASGTGQDDVGGHSGYSPDHCSTLGRLDSYRSAGLRSETRDSSCQTEEVKVVPPSMRRIRAQKGQGIAAQMSHFSGSSGNMSVLSDSAGIVFPSRLSSDAGFHSLPRSGARASVQSLEPRLGALGPAEDLDGTYPYQSGHNPQGDENLGGASRTGMLLRPKSQELRHFENVISPACVVSPHATYSTSIIPNATLSSSSEIIIIHTAQSSGPLDSKITSSSSYTKIKSRDHLLSRHASKEDHQSPSGNWMEGHPSILSQALDNSHSPAATTLLSLCDSAVSLNTRANRENGSQAMSYNCKNNLSSPAHTQDVDGKSESSYSGGTGPGSSEPWEYSAPGNGQASPLKAHVAAPGYSTPGSNVSSCSLDQTSTKDDARSLYSEEHDGYYSSMHPDPEHGSGNQYSSDDFGNPRHSVVNVFDGRAQKNQGDRSHHHDKSLSRNISLKKAKKPPLPPSRTDSLRRIPKKGVQSNGQALNESLIASLQHSLQLNLPGKGGSSPSQSPCSDFEEPWLPRSRSQSTVSAGSSMTSATTPNVYALCGATPAQSDTSSVKSEYTDPWGYYIDYTGMQEDPRTAGGGCSAGSGAPAGNGPVHHVQEGARTVMPQVPGGSVKPKITSPEKPHRVTSPSSGYSSQSNTPTALTPVPVFLKSASPANGKGKTKPKVPERKSSLLSSVSISSSSTSLSSNTSTEGSGTVKKLDLVLASPLAAAPLPSLPSPCPADRSPFLPPPPPLVESPDGSLPRSPLFPPPPPEVLTPFSPPTSACFPPPPMAPSPLTLGAPASLPPAPAFGPSSAPPPAPPLDPKWMKDARPSFKKSGQPDCSWEAFRQPSSKEEGSRPPMPLITTEALQMVQLRPVKKNSGTEQALLHEQVSQEKLTPVVPQYHLKPSAFLKSRNSINEMESESQPASVTSSPPNPAKSLSQGHQDGAAERGLPSRSLGSAGEAETGPGPRAAPRQEPPGPSPSRKPPPISKKPKLFLVVPPPQRDFTTENVRGASPSPTRGEATESCRAGAGAEETGSGSSVLEGGAAGSASPGRVKANVPMVQPDAAPAPSQEEPGAENSADGGGNVESCLSLQDGGPGVPEPDTAGPSSEACDSLREEGSDEVMTPSRPRTTEDLFAAIHRSKRKVLGRKDSDDDHSRNHSPSPPVTPTSAAPSLASPKQVGSIQRSVRKSSTSSDNFKALLLKKGSRSDASARMSAAEMLKNTDPRFQRSRSEPSPDTPESPSSCSPSKNRRAQEEWAKNEGLMPRSLSFSGPRYGRSRTPPSAASSRYSMRNRIQSSPMTVISEGEGEAMEPVDNRARWALGAARGCSLDGLVGGEMDKGSLLCGREPAASLQAQGPGPAEGTVSAQGTDPAEQCGGRLREES